Part of the Aptenodytes patagonicus chromosome 2, bAptPat1.pri.cur, whole genome shotgun sequence genome, aacctcagtcggcaactgagcaccacacagccgcttgctcgctcccccccgccccggtgggatgggggagagaatcggaagagtaaaagtgagaaaactcatgggttgagataaaaacagtttaataattgaaataaaataaaatactactaataataataataataatactaagaagaagaatatagaaagcaagtgatgcacaatgcaattgctcaccacccgccaattgatgcccagccagtccccgagcagcggcccccccggccagctttcccccaatttatgtactgagcatgacgtcacatggtatggaatatccctttggccagtttgggtcagctgtcctggctgtgccccctcccagcttcttgctggcagggcacgaggggctgaaaagtccttgactagtgtaagcactgcttagcaacaactaaaacatcggtgtgttatcaacattattctcatcctaaatccaaaacacagcactgtaccagctacaggaagaaaattaactctatcccagccgaaaccaggacagaggggagagaaagaaccCCAGTTTTCACAATTCAGATTTAAAACACAGCAGCTCTGAGAGACTTCCCCTTCGATCTTATTTCTGAAGAAGCTGTGGCTATCAACCTTATTTCCTTTGTTGTTGATTTAGCATTTGAACACAGGACTGAAATGTTGTCTaatttcactctgccttctgCCAAAAAATCTTGATGGACAAGCTGGTTATTCCATCATTTCCCAGCCCCTGTGAGTGCAATGCATCAGAAcagctgcttctcttttctcTAGTGGCAAAGAAGCTGCACCACTGCACACCTTACATAGCCTCCTATTTCAGTGGAAACCAGCATTTAAAGcattttcccaagtaactagtgataggacgagaggaaatggcctcacgttgcaccaggggaggtttagattggacatgaggaaaaatttctttactgaaagagtggtgaaacattggaagaggctgcccagggaagtggtggagtccccatctctggaagtatttaaaagatgtgtagatgaggcgcttagggacatggtttagtgggcatggtggtgttgggtcgacggttggactcaatgatcttagaggtcttttccaaccttaatgattctatgaatcattACATCTTAGAGCtcaaaggagaagaaagcttCAAGGAAGACACTTCTTCCTGTATATGCAAGACTCCTGTTGCCATCCATAAACCACTCAGGCTGCTATTATAATCCAGAACAACAAGCTGGCATCACCCCTAAATACAGAAGTTTGTGTGAAAGATTAGCAGAACAAAACCAATAAAGGAGTCATTAAAATACCTAGAAGataaaatgcttgaaaataaCTCCCCAGATTTCCTTGTGGCAAGACAGTGATTGAGCCATAAATCAAAGCTGTTCTTCTTCGGGGGATATTTAGGGAGAAGGCAGTACAGTTTGTAACTATGCTCATCTAAAGAAGAACTGCAGCTCTTACGCTAACGGGAAGCAGATAACTGATCACTGCCCTCAATTATTTCAAATGcactcctctttccttccagcaagaaaaaaaagcaagcctttttTAACAGAATCAGCATAAATGAATAGAACATGTTTTTAATGCTAGCTTTCATTTGATTAACTTTTAGCTTTTCCTGTGGTTTATTTGCgttgctgaaaatgaaaacagcagatTGTGTTGGATGGATAGAttaaattgcttctttttcaaaAGTAACTTTGACCAGCACATAGAGAAATATCCATGTTATAAAGGCTTTGTACAGCATCACAGAAAACAATAGTTATTCAGAGCCAATAACTCTGGTCCATTATGTACTACTCAGTGGTGATACACAAGAAACAATGACAGAGAAACAGACTGTCCAGCAAGTATTTGCTTTGAAGTCCACACAAAAAAATCTATACTGTTCATTGCATTATGAAATTTTGAAATCTACCAGTTTCCACTCTATCTTTTTGTCCTGCCTGCCCATCAACTTCATCTGAACATGCCTGTGGTCTGCAATAAGCAGTGGGATGAAAAAGTCTATaataaacaacaagaaaaataataccTAACAGCAGACTAAGAATAGTTAGGATGCTTACAAttgtaaaatgtatttccttgatAATGGAAGGTTTCCAGAACATATATACAAACAAAATACCTAGAGTTATAATAGTGTGAGTAGCATAATAAATAGAAATGcaaacttttgtttttctcccctttatgttaaaaaaggtaaaaattagAATGATTCCAACAACAGTTCTGTACAGATATTCCATTTTCTTAGATTTGCAAAATGTCGTATGTTGTTTCAAAGTCCAGGCGAAGCCACAGATCCAAAGAAATATCAGAAGAACTACAGAACTTCTAACATTTAGTAGAGTGATCAGTGAAATACTGAGTATCCAAGAAGTGATGGTAAGCAGTTTATAGAAGACATACACTAGCTTGGGAAGCACACGAAATTCATCTTTATCAGGCAGAGATTTTCGTAATGATATCTGATAATCAACTGTTGAAAAGGAGATACTGCAAAAAGACGTAATAATGGCAGCATCTAaacaaaacacaaggaaaaatgtTAGACCAAAGAAAAAGATACTTATTTTACATCATAATTTCTGAATGAACTTTTGGACAAGTTCATGCTTTCTTAACGCTTTCTTTATACCAATTTTATATGTCCTCTGTGCTCCTGAATGAGTCACCTGAATCTTAAGGCTCAGTTTAGTTACTTAAATCTAGGCATCTAATGCTGTTTGGTATGCCTATGTTATCCTGCCTGGCCTCTGGCAGTTAATCGTCTTACCTAAGTTGTGTGTTGTATTTGCCATCTCCATACACTGATGGCTTAGAAATTCCCAAAGTATTGCAAATAGCCCATAAAAATTTAAGTTTCAGCAACTGATATTGACTCTAGGGTGTCTATAATGTTGAAATCTATAACTAAGGCTTGACCCTTCACGTGGATCGTTTTGTCTGAGTACCTATTGACTCCATGGACTATGAAGGAGCACTAGACAGCAGTGCAGGTCTCTCCATTTGGTTAGGTAAATTCCAAACCTGAGTAAGTCAATGTCTGGCCAATAATCCTGCTAGTTTTAGAGCTGGAAATGGTACAGCTACTGTCTTGCTTCTGAGAGTTGAACCTGTATCTCTTCATTGCATTGCATTCTGCAATGCTGGCATATCCTTagttttttctgattctgtcccTCATCTGTAATGTGGATGGTGGTAGTGACAGCTCACAGGGCTGCTGTAAATATATCACTGATTTCCAGATGCCCAGTTagcagttttaaaacaaactgtaagcaaaagcacacaaaacaaaCTGCTCTGCAAATTATATATGAATTGTATTCAATAGCTTATTTTCAAGTGATGTATCATTATGTTTC contains:
- the XKR9 gene encoding XK-related protein 9, which encodes MMKFTKQNFIFLVGGIIIYVVDIGVDFWVASKYFCQGQYGWGILILCFRGLSSLITQVFSYEWFKNDWEGTDTGKLKWIFLVHLFQCGIFIRYWFALKYGCQAAFKQKSSGDASETDYPNFIQKQAVDAVADINMLRVFKTFLETTPQLFVQIYILMEHGKNNFCQYAAIITSFCSISFSTVDYQISLRKSLPDKDEFRVLPKLVYVFYKLLTITSWILSISLITLLNVRSSVVLLIFLWICGFAWTLKQHTTFCKSKKMEYLYRTVVGIILIFTFFNIKGRKTKVCISIYYATHTIITLGILFVYMFWKPSIIKEIHFTIVSILTILSLLLGIIFLVVYYRLFHPTAYCRPQACSDEVDGQAGQKDRVETGRFQNFIMQ